Proteins from one Gossypium raimondii isolate GPD5lz chromosome 8, ASM2569854v1, whole genome shotgun sequence genomic window:
- the LOC105792038 gene encoding deSI-like protein At4g17486 isoform X2: MRLFPSNSSKGQSNGGSNRALLYLNVYDLTPINNYLYWFGIGIFHSGIEVHGLEYGFGAHEYPTSGVFEVEPRSCPGFIFRRSILLGSTNLSRSEFRSLMEQLSQKYHGDTYHLIAKNCNHFTNEVCMQLTGKPIPGWVNRLAQLGSFCNCLLPESIQVTAVRHLPDHPAYSDDERSNSAATSLTGESDEEDADHHLLTTQNGDVAFLKEKPLRFAKELL; this comes from the exons ATGCGGTTGTTTCCATCGAATTCGAGTAAGGGTCAGAGTAATGGTGGAAGCAATCGTGCTTTGTTGTATCTCAATGTATATGACCTCACACCTATAAATAACTACCTTTACTGGTTTGGGATTGGGATATTCCACTCGGGTATAGAAG TACATGGTTTGGAGTACGGATTTGGAGCGCATGAGTACCCTACAAGTGGGGTGTTTGAAGTGGAACCAAGAAGTTGTCCTGGCTTCATCTTCAGAAGATCAATATTATTGGGCAGCACTAACTTGTCTCGTTCAGAATTTCGGTCACTTATGGAGCAGCTTTCCCAGAAATACCATGGGGACACGTACCATTTAATTGCTAAGAATTGCAACCATTTCACCAATGAAGTGTGCATGCAGCTAACTGGAAAGCCTATTCCTGGATGGGTAAATAGGCTGGCTCAATTAG GTTCATTTTGTAACTGTCTACTTCCAGAAAGCATTCAGGTTACTGCAGTTCGACATCTTCCTGATCATCCAGCATATTCCG ATGATGAAAGATCAAATTCTGCTGCAACATCTTTAACAGGAGAGAGCGATGAAGAGGATGCAGATCATCATCTCTTGACTACACAAAATGGTGATGTCGCATTTCTAAAAGAGAAGCCACTGAGGTTTGCCAAAGAACTCCTCTGA
- the LOC105792038 gene encoding deSI-like protein At4g17486 isoform X1, translating into MRLFPSNSSKGQSNGGSNRALLYLNVYDLTPINNYLYWFGIGIFHSGIEVHGLEYGFGAHEYPTSGVFEVEPRSCPGFIFRRSILLGSTNLSRSEFRSLMEQLSQKYHGDTYHLIAKNCNHFTNEVCMQLTGKPIPGWVNRLAQLVSGSFCNCLLPESIQVTAVRHLPDHPAYSDDERSNSAATSLTGESDEEDADHHLLTTQNGDVAFLKEKPLRFAKELL; encoded by the exons ATGCGGTTGTTTCCATCGAATTCGAGTAAGGGTCAGAGTAATGGTGGAAGCAATCGTGCTTTGTTGTATCTCAATGTATATGACCTCACACCTATAAATAACTACCTTTACTGGTTTGGGATTGGGATATTCCACTCGGGTATAGAAG TACATGGTTTGGAGTACGGATTTGGAGCGCATGAGTACCCTACAAGTGGGGTGTTTGAAGTGGAACCAAGAAGTTGTCCTGGCTTCATCTTCAGAAGATCAATATTATTGGGCAGCACTAACTTGTCTCGTTCAGAATTTCGGTCACTTATGGAGCAGCTTTCCCAGAAATACCATGGGGACACGTACCATTTAATTGCTAAGAATTGCAACCATTTCACCAATGAAGTGTGCATGCAGCTAACTGGAAAGCCTATTCCTGGATGGGTAAATAGGCTGGCTCAATTAG TTTCAGGTTCATTTTGTAACTGTCTACTTCCAGAAAGCATTCAGGTTACTGCAGTTCGACATCTTCCTGATCATCCAGCATATTCCG ATGATGAAAGATCAAATTCTGCTGCAACATCTTTAACAGGAGAGAGCGATGAAGAGGATGCAGATCATCATCTCTTGACTACACAAAATGGTGATGTCGCATTTCTAAAAGAGAAGCCACTGAGGTTTGCCAAAGAACTCCTCTGA